The Fibrobacter sp. sequence GGACAGGCGGTTGACCAGACCGCCATTTTGCATCAGGATTTGCCGTGCTGCAACAAAAGCACGCATGATGGCAATGTTCACTCTGATGGCTGTTTCACTTTTTAGAACAGACGAGAGCATCGCGATGCCTTGTTCAGTGAACGCGAAGGATCTAGACGAAGAATGCTTCAGTTTGTTGAACCGGTCGCAATTTGCGACCAGTTCCTTAAATTCAGATTTGTCTATCTGAAAGCAAAAATCCTCAGGAAATCGCTCTTTATTGCGTTTGACCTGCTCGTTGATACGCTTCGTTTCCACCCCGTAGAGCGTTGCCAAATCGCGGTCCAACATGACCTGTTTATCCCGGATGACAAGTATTTGCCGAGCAATCGGCATGTCCTCGGCAGTGGGTTCTAGCGGTTTTTCGCCATTTTTCATCAAAAATCTCCTATTCATCGTTCAAAGTCACAATTTGTGACTTTGAAGCCATTTGGAAATCGCAATCTGCGACCTCCATTTCTCGTATTTCTATATGGGATGCTCTTGCAATATTGTTGGCGGGGGCCTTCCCCGGCGTTACCTGGTGCGGCTTTCGCCACACACTCGAGCAGGCTGCTTCTCCTGCCAGCTATCCAACAACATCAACAAGAAGGTTGATGAACCCCACCGCGGATGCACGTACGGGCGCATGGCCTATGCCGACTGTCGCAGGGATTGTCGTAATCTCAGGTTGGGTGCGCAGAAAGAGGTCTGCACACCCGTTCACTAAATATACATCCTCGCGCGGCACCTGTCAAGAGATTTCTCGAAAATTAATCGTACCGAATTCGGTATAATTAACATGTCATTTTCTGTCACGAACATTATCTATCTTTCGGGGCGGAGGCACTATGGAAAACGACACGTTCGGCGGCGCGATACTCGCATGGGTCAAGAGCGCGAAAGCGTTCCTGAAAGTCCAGGCCGGCACGGGCGACAACCTGCTCGAAGAAGACATTCGGGAAGGGTTCACCGACTATTGCCTATGGTCCACGTTCCGGCCGGAAAGCATCGACACCGACGGCGAGCTTGACATGGAATGCCTGGACAGCGGCATGGTCCTGTTCAGTGAAAACTGCACCCCCGGAGAGGCGCTGGAATCGAGCTACCGGCAAGCCTTCGGCACCGACTTCGACAAGGACAACATCGCGGTACTGATGGAAGAATGACGCCGCCTTTTTACTTGGTGGGGGAAGCCTCCCCCTGCCTGCAGCCGCTTTGTCCGCGGGTTCCGCAGACTGTCATCCCCGCGAAGGCGGGGATCTCCTTTCCAATCCGCGTCCAAACCGTCTTCCGGACACCCCCTCTCCTAGGAGCTCCGCCCCTAAAACCCTGGATGCTGGAGCCGAGCCGCGGAAATTTCTGCATTACAACTATATTTCAGAATATGAGAAGAAATACAAAAATAAACCACTCCTTTCCACAATGCTTAATTAAACAGTGGATAAATAACTCCGTTGATAAATATCCGAATGCATTGCAAATATGTGACAAAGAGCTCAATTTCAGAAGAAAAGAAGCACATAACATCTTCTTTGAGAAAAATCAGTATACGCAAAATACAGAAACACAAACAAGCAAGGATGACGATCTGCTTTTCAAATATATAAGGGAAATCGAAACTGCTGACAACATCAACGAGAAAGCCAAAATCTTTCAGGATATTAGTTTTTTGCAATTGACTTACAAACTCCTCTGCAGGACAAAAACCATAAACAATCTTTTTGTTAAAGAAACTTACGAGAACTTAACTTTTGCAAAGGATCTATATTCGCCCGAGAAAACTTTGCCAAACGGCTTTACTGCTTATAAGCTTTTGAGGCAGACCGTAAACTTCCATTTGCTGGTAGAGGGCAATGACGATTGGGCGAAAATAGATTACCATTTTATGGTTAACCGCACAAACAAAAGGTTTGTCCACGCCGACAATATTAAGAATAAATTAATTATAAGCCTTTCTCCAAATCTCTGTGTCGGTTATTCCTCAAATAGGCGAAATGGCGGCAGAATCTCTGTTTTTACTCACGAAATTGAAGATGAAGGTCTTATTGTAAAACTGAACAAAAGCATGCTGGATGGATGTGATAAATTTGTTGTTTTTTATCAAAAAAGCGATTTAGGGATTGTTTAAGGTTCTTCCACCTTAGACCTAGACCCGAAGCTGGACGTTGATTGAAACAGCGAAAGTAAGAAAAAAAAGATGTAACGGTTTACCTAGAAAGACGAAATATGTATATTAAATTCGGGAAAATATAGGTTAACGACAATATGAGAGCAATTGACTTTTTTTGCGGTGGTGGCGGAATGACCTGTGGTCTGCGTCAAGCTGGTATTGATGTTGTGGCTGGTGTTGATTTTGACGAAGACGCAAAAGAAACGTATGAAGCGAACAACGAAGGCGCTAAATTTGTTCCCGCGGACATAAGTAAACTTGAATTAGACTATTTTGAAAAGGAATTGGGCGTTCGTCGAAATGACGATGAATTGATTCTTGTCGGTTGCAGTCCATGCCAATTTTATAGCATCATTCGATCTTCAAAAGAGAAATCAAAAGCGTCAAAAGACTTACTTTTACAATTTCAAAAATTCATTGGATATTATAACCCAGGATACGTCCTTGTTGAAAATGTTCCTGGGATTATTTCAAATAAGGAAACGGTCCTTTATGATTTTTTAGATTTTTTGAAAGATCACGGATATGGAGCTCCAAAATCAAAGACTTGCAAATATGCTATTATCAATATGAAAGATTACGGTGTTCCGCAAAACCGTCGTCGTTTTTCACTCATAGCTACTAGGCTGGATAGAGAAGTTCACTTGCCAGAAAAAGAGACGGAAGAAATTACAGTAAGAGATGCAATAGGCGACAGAAGAGTATATAGGCGCATAGAAGCGGGACATCGCGATGTTGACAAAAAAAGATTCCACTCTGCAATACAGCTGTCTGAAATTAACCTAGAACGCATTCGAAACACCTCTCATGACGGAGGGAATCGTTTAGAGTGGAGTAAAAATAGACACTTGCAATTAAAGTGTTATCGAGGCAAAGATCACTCTTTTTGTGATGTTTACGGACGAATTTTCTGGGATAGACCGTCTCCGACGATCACAACTAAATTTTTGAGTTATTCAAACGGACGTTTTGGGCATCCTGAAGATGATCGGGGACTTTCTGTTCGGGAAGGGGCGACCTTACAGTCGTTTCCTTGGGATTATGAGTTTAAGACGACAAGATTAGAAGTGGCTGCAAAGCTAATTGGAAATGCTGTGCCACCTGAATACGCCAAGCGGTTGGGCCAGGTGATTTTGGAGGATTATTAATATGAATTCGTCATTTACAATTAATCCTCGGGTGATAGCTCATTTAGGCGAAGCATTGATAAAAAACGAAAGTATCGCCTTGCTAGAATTGATAAAAAATTCATATGATGCTATGGCGTCAACATGTGATGTATTTTTTTATCATGAAAAAAATATTTTGTCTGCAATAACAATAACGGATGATGGCGAGGGAATGGATTTTGACACAATTACAAAAAAATGGCTAGTTATAGGAACAGACAACAAAAAAAGACTTCTAAATGAAGGTATTGAAAAAAAATACAACCGTCTGCCTCTCGGGGAAAAGGGAATAGGACGGTTAGGGGTACATAAACTTGGTAATAAAATAAGGCTGATTACAAGAAAACAAAATGCGGAAGAAATTGAGTTGTCTATAAATTGGTCTGAATTAGACAAAGTTAGCGCAATTGAAGAATTTAAAATTGAAATAAACCGTCATAAGGAACCAAGTTTTTTCAAAGAGAATGCACACGGGACAAGAATAGAAATAAACGATCTTAAACCAGGATGGGATAGACGAAAAATAAGGGATGTTTATAGAAACATTTTATCATTGAATAGTCCTGTTTTTTTTGATGCTAAAGAGAATGTTTCGGAATCATTTTCTGTTCAAACAACCAGTAACGACGAAAGCCTTTTCGAAGGTTTGCCAACATTCGATGAAATAAAATCTGTTGGGATGTATTTTGCACATTGTGAGATGTCTGGGAGTCGTATCACACAATTTGATTATTCCTTCGTACCATGGAAAACACTGGATAGGGTAAAAGGAGGAAGATCTATAAAGGTTGAAGACCTGTCTAAAACAGATTTTTTGACATTAAAGAAAAAAATAGTTATTGAAGAGAATGGTCGAGAAAAACAGAAAGATGTTGATGTTGATTTGAACAAAAATAAAGTGGGAACAATACAATTTGATGTTATTATTTTTGAACCAGACACGCAAATTATCAGTTTAATGAATTTGGAAAAAACAACATTCCGTTCGTATATGAGGGCGAACGGAGGTGTTCGAGTTTATAGAGATAATGTTCGTGTATATGATTATGGCGAGGCGGGGAACGATTGGTTGGGAATAGATGCTGCTAGAATTCATAAACTAGGCGGCAACATTAGTAATCAAATCGTGCTTGGGGCCGTACGAATTCGTAGAGA is a genomic window containing:
- a CDS encoding DNA cytosine methyltransferase; its protein translation is MRAIDFFCGGGGMTCGLRQAGIDVVAGVDFDEDAKETYEANNEGAKFVPADISKLELDYFEKELGVRRNDDELILVGCSPCQFYSIIRSSKEKSKASKDLLLQFQKFIGYYNPGYVLVENVPGIISNKETVLYDFLDFLKDHGYGAPKSKTCKYAIINMKDYGVPQNRRRFSLIATRLDREVHLPEKETEEITVRDAIGDRRVYRRIEAGHRDVDKKRFHSAIQLSEINLERIRNTSHDGGNRLEWSKNRHLQLKCYRGKDHSFCDVYGRIFWDRPSPTITTKFLSYSNGRFGHPEDDRGLSVREGATLQSFPWDYEFKTTRLEVAAKLIGNAVPPEYAKRLGQVILEDY
- a CDS encoding sensor histidine kinase, whose product is MNSSFTINPRVIAHLGEALIKNESIALLELIKNSYDAMASTCDVFFYHEKNILSAITITDDGEGMDFDTITKKWLVIGTDNKKRLLNEGIEKKYNRLPLGEKGIGRLGVHKLGNKIRLITRKQNAEEIELSINWSELDKVSAIEEFKIEINRHKEPSFFKENAHGTRIEINDLKPGWDRRKIRDVYRNILSLNSPVFFDAKENVSESFSVQTTSNDESLFEGLPTFDEIKSVGMYFAHCEMSGSRITQFDYSFVPWKTLDRVKGGRSIKVEDLSKTDFLTLKKKIVIEENGREKQKDVDVDLNKNKVGTIQFDVIIFEPDTQIISLMNLEKTTFRSYMRANGGVRVYRDNVRVYDYGEAGNDWLGIDAARIHKLGGNISNQIVLGAVRIRRDQSLGLVEKTNREGFVENEAYEDFVAAVQHALKLIVIQRNIDKASLSILYKEKKVIEPVLSDLDEVIQLVHDKVKNEQDKNEILKSIRKVSDQYKSVREILLRSANAGLNLGAIIHEIEKQISILKGCVERKDTQGVSEVSGRLDVVVRNAMSLLRKTDVKQNNLNDIANAVLNGFKYRFSDHHITVLQKADSTDITAFVSESRVKSILSNLFDNSIFWLSHANNDGEKILSIYVTDQMNDFNSIIVSDNGPGFTIPESLAVEPFVSGKPDNMGTGLGLYVCHEFVKSMDGKMEFCNINDYKLPAEIKKSNATRAIIALSFPKNNPKKK